From the genome of Pelmatolapia mariae isolate MD_Pm_ZW linkage group LG12, Pm_UMD_F_2, whole genome shotgun sequence, one region includes:
- the LOC134638269 gene encoding piggyBac transposable element-derived protein 4-like yields MARRYNTEEALQIIMDPDSEDSASSSPESSESESESGEEESAGWISKNGTQWSPTNAETLRYVPAATGHTGPSFYAIARISDPLSSFSLFLTDDIIQHIVSMTNLQGRRAIADWRDVDSDELRAYVGLLILAGVYRSRNEATISLWSEKSGRVIFRATMSEKRFRHITRAVRFDDRLARPRHSDDKLGPFRKIWDMWTHRLQMMFFPNKEICVDEQLVPFKGRCAFRQYMPKKPGRYGLKVWAVCDVETSYAWRLQLYTGKAAAGRAETNQGMRVVLELTEGLQGHSVTCDNFFTSFPLSEELLRRKNTLVGTFRKNKPELPPELLQTRGREVFSSVFAFTSTQTAVSYVPRRGKNVLLLSSKHRTPGICDGPKRKPHIIRDYNKSKGGVDKLDQAVSTYTCRRRTRRWPLALFHHLLDISLYNGYVLWTAVDPAWQRSKSYRRRLYIEQVGEALVQPHIARRERLPRSVHTAEFVRQAQAAASADAADPSPGPSAAIKLKMRKQCQLCPGKKRRVYTVCCKCGNGTCKDHSLTICSNCST; encoded by the exons ATGGCAAGACGGTACAACACGGAGGAAGCGCTGCAAATCATCATGGACCCCGACAGCGAGGATAGCGCCTCATCATCCCCCGAATCCTCGGAGTCTGAAAGTGAGAGCGGAGAGGAAGAATCAGCGGGGTGGATTTCAAAAAATGGAACACAGTGGTCACCTACGAACGCTGAGACGCTCCGCTACGTTCCAGCGGCCACGGGACACACCGGACCCAGTTTTTACGCCATCGCCCGGATCAGTGACCCACTATCCagcttttcccttttcctcacGGATGACATTATCCAGCACATCGTGTCAATGACCAATCTCCAGGGGAGACGTGCTATCGCTGACTGGAGGGACGTGGACAGCGATGAGCTGCGTGCCTATGTCGGGCTACTAATTCTGGCCGGTGTTTATCGGTCCCGAAACGAAGCCACGATCAGCCTCTGGAGCGAGAAATCCGGCCGGGTGATTTTTCGTGCAACCATGTCGGAGAAAAGGTTTCGCCACATCACCAGAGCTGTGCGATTCGACGACAGACTTGCGAGACCAAGACACTCTGACGACAAACTGGGTCCATTTCGCAAGATCTGGGATATGTGGACCCATCGTCTCCAAATGATGTTCTTCCCAAACAAAGAAATTTGCGTGGACGAACAGCTTGTCCCTTTCAAAGGGAGGTGCGCCTTCAGGCAGTATATGCCCAAAAAGCCGGGGAGGTATGGGCTGAAGGTATGGGCGGTGTGCGACGTGGAGACGTCTTATGCCTGGAGGCTGCAGCTGTACACGGGCAAAGCAGCCGCTGGGCGCGCTGAGACCAACCAGGGTATGCGAGTGGTTCTGGAGCTGACGGAGGGGCTCCAGGGACACAGCGTCACCTGTGACAATTTTTTTACTTCCTTCCCTCTGTCAGAGGAGCTGCTAAGGAGAAAAAATACCCTGGTTGGCACCTTTCGGAAGAACAAGCCCGAGCTTCCGCCAGAACTGCTGCAGACAAGGGGGAGAGAAGTTTTTTCCTCCGTGTTTGCTTTCACCTCCACGCAGACGGCCGTCTCATACGTCCCTCGCCGCGGCAAAAATGTGCTCCTGTTGAGCTCCAAACACCGGACTCCAGGAATCTGCGACGGACCCAAGAGAAAGCCGCACATAATAAGGGATTACAACAAATCCAAGGGAGGTGTGGACAAACTCGATCAG gcTGTTAGCACCTACACCTGTAGGAGGCGGACGAGACGGTGGCCGTTAGCCCTTTTCCACCATCTGCTTGACATTTCTCTCTACAATGGCTATGTCCTGTGGACCGCGGTGGACCCAGCTTGGCAGCGAAGTAAATCTTACAGGAGGAGGCTCTACATAGAGCAGGTTGGAGAAGCCTTAGTGCAACCACACATTGCTAGGAGAGAGCGACTTCCCCGCTCTGTCCACACAGCAGAGTTTGTAAGACAGGCACAGGCCGCTGCTTCTGCTGATGCTGCAGATCCTTCTCCCGGCCCCTCTGCAGCCATCAAACTAAAGATGAGGAAGCAATGTCAGCTGtgcccaggaaaaaaaaggagggtCTACACCGTCTGCTGCAAATGTGGGAACGGGACATGCAAGGACCACAGCCTGACCATCTGCAGCAACTGCTCCACCTGA